One window from the genome of Methanospirillum lacunae encodes:
- a CDS encoding COG1361 S-layer family protein — protein MTVSLAICCIVISPVSAGTKYQTGSPNLSVSISGSNEFTAGNTEPIALKIQNTGLNTMKMVQSGIVDRDDTPNTAKMVTVSLEAGDAPIVIKSDPQMIGDVTASASIPVSFTVLVKDDAKAGTYELPVTLSYTYLAEADQQGTDSVSYRYNKKEINLNIPFTVKPSITLDIADVQTESLNAGGSGFVTLTLKNSGNDSGFNAVAKLLRKDNSPVVPVDSTIYIGKIEPGTESTAKFKVSVSKDAEAQSYPLSVRVDYKNSDGENLSTQVKDFGVQVGSKVSFSVTSAPATINVGQKKVIEVQYKNDGSSPAYSTEARISAVDPFTSNDDLAYLGDLKPGESGVAKFEVSASSDATVKTYGLDSEVRYRDALDNSQISDTIKVPVTVESTQGMGPLPGVIVVLLILGGGYYLYSKRRSGNPV, from the coding sequence TTGACCGTAAGTCTGGCAATTTGTTGCATTGTTATCTCTCCTGTATCAGCTGGCACTAAATACCAGACAGGTTCTCCAAATCTGTCTGTATCCATATCAGGAAGTAATGAGTTTACTGCAGGAAATACAGAACCAATTGCACTAAAAATTCAAAATACCGGTCTCAACACAATGAAGATGGTGCAGTCAGGGATTGTCGACAGGGATGACACTCCAAATACTGCAAAGATGGTTACGGTGTCACTAGAGGCAGGCGATGCACCGATAGTGATAAAATCTGATCCACAGATGATCGGTGATGTCACAGCTTCAGCAAGTATCCCAGTATCATTTACTGTCCTTGTAAAAGATGATGCTAAGGCAGGAACATATGAACTTCCGGTAACGCTATCATACACTTACCTGGCAGAGGCTGATCAACAGGGTACTGATTCTGTCTCATATCGATATAATAAGAAAGAAATCAATCTAAACATCCCTTTCACAGTAAAACCGTCAATTACACTTGATATTGCAGATGTTCAGACAGAATCACTTAATGCAGGAGGATCGGGATTCGTTACACTCACTCTTAAGAATTCTGGAAATGATTCAGGATTCAATGCGGTTGCAAAACTTCTGAGAAAAGATAACTCACCTGTTGTTCCAGTTGACAGCACGATCTACATAGGTAAAATCGAACCAGGAACAGAATCTACTGCTAAATTTAAAGTTTCTGTATCAAAGGATGCAGAAGCTCAAAGTTATCCACTCAGTGTCAGAGTCGATTACAAGAATAGTGATGGAGAAAATCTATCAACACAGGTAAAAGACTTCGGAGTCCAGGTCGGATCAAAAGTCAGTTTTAGTGTCACAAGCGCTCCGGCAACGATCAATGTAGGTCAGAAAAAGGTTATTGAAGTACAGTACAAAAACGATGGATCATCTCCTGCATACAGTACAGAAGCCAGAATAAGTGCAGTAGATCCATTCACCAGCAATGATGACCTGGCATACCTTGGTGATTTGAAACCAGGAGAATCTGGAGTTGCAAAGTTTGAGGTTAGTGCCTCATCAGATGCCACAGTTAAGACATATGGACTTGATTCTGAAGTCAGGTATCGCGATGCTCTTGATAACAGCCAGATATCAGATACAATCAAGGTTCCGGTAACCGTTGAATCTACTCAGGGAATGGGGCCATTGCCAGGAGTAATAGTCGTGTTGCTCATTCTCGGTGGTGGATATTACCTGTATTCAAAGCGGCGTTCTGGCAATCCTGTCTAA
- a CDS encoding methyl-accepting chemotaxis protein translates to MNSDSPHISAPHDSNSDITHLKEKVESLNNEITILKQEKNRYESVLRFNPNPILIWNTDLKVIDANDAFITSTGYTKEKSLSLKLTDFVYLDRKGEGIQETIRDRKRKTGEATFQFPTGVFTWIRHTIPVLDDNGNIKVIISVYNDVTELKHELNEIEILKNRSNTIITENPYPMIVWEPDLKVTAMNNVALKLMGFNAQDIGHITIRDFKYLKESGTSVSDTFKYGKPSEGEAVFEFSTGVKTLERHNIPLTDTSGKVTHVLSVYYDLTDQKLAISDILQVIQTAQAGDLTSRTDEKRYSGDFLEISKGINQILSIITTPFKVFQEKLIDIASGAEEVNASVEEVSAGTNLLAQSSNALSETTEHGEEGVRQVLRAMEDLSITVSNMAMDSESVAKLASVADDRSKLGIQLAKNTEQAMDGITRTSEEVDAIVNDIREQMAEIGKIVKLISDIANQTNLLALNAAIEAARAGEAGRGFAVVAAEVKSLAQESRQSAESISEMISNLQTKSQKAAVAVKSSVTNVQEGNASLSETITAFTSIAQSIEEISQKVTNMASVTEEQAASVEEITASVNEVATLLNNTVRQAVDSSAATEEASAALAQIVQAIQDVSQSVEAVSSEMSKFTV, encoded by the coding sequence ATGAATTCTGACTCTCCGCACATATCTGCACCCCATGATTCGAATTCAGATATCACCCATCTGAAAGAGAAGGTTGAGTCACTCAATAATGAGATAACTATCCTGAAACAGGAGAAAAATAGATATGAATCTGTTCTTCGGTTTAATCCGAATCCTATCCTGATCTGGAATACCGATCTCAAGGTGATTGATGCAAATGATGCATTTATTACCTCAACTGGATACACAAAAGAAAAATCACTATCCCTAAAATTAACAGATTTTGTCTATCTGGATCGGAAAGGTGAAGGTATCCAGGAAACCATTCGAGATCGGAAAAGAAAAACAGGTGAAGCTACATTTCAGTTTCCAACCGGCGTCTTTACATGGATTAGACATACAATACCGGTTCTTGATGACAATGGAAATATAAAGGTTATTATTTCTGTATACAATGATGTGACCGAACTCAAACACGAATTAAATGAAATTGAGATTCTTAAAAATAGATCTAACACAATTATAACTGAAAATCCATATCCCATGATTGTTTGGGAACCTGATCTCAAAGTTACAGCCATGAACAATGTGGCATTAAAACTCATGGGGTTTAATGCTCAAGATATTGGTCATATTACAATAAGGGATTTTAAATACCTGAAAGAAAGTGGAACAAGTGTTTCAGATACATTTAAATACGGCAAACCAAGTGAGGGAGAGGCAGTTTTTGAATTCTCTACTGGTGTCAAGACGTTAGAGCGTCACAACATTCCTCTCACTGATACCTCCGGCAAAGTTACTCATGTATTATCAGTGTATTACGACCTCACTGATCAAAAGCTTGCAATATCTGACATTTTACAAGTGATTCAGACGGCGCAGGCTGGCGATCTGACCTCCCGGACCGATGAGAAGCGATACTCTGGGGATTTTTTGGAAATATCCAAAGGTATTAATCAGATATTATCAATCATTACGACTCCGTTCAAGGTTTTCCAGGAAAAACTTATTGATATTGCTTCAGGAGCTGAAGAGGTAAATGCCAGTGTGGAGGAAGTGTCTGCAGGAACAAATCTCCTTGCTCAATCCTCGAATGCATTAAGTGAGACCACTGAACATGGTGAAGAAGGTGTCAGACAGGTTCTTCGTGCAATGGAGGATCTCTCTATCACGGTCTCAAACATGGCGATGGATAGTGAATCGGTAGCAAAACTTGCGAGTGTAGCAGATGATAGAAGTAAACTCGGAATTCAACTAGCTAAAAATACTGAACAGGCCATGGATGGGATCACCCGGACATCTGAAGAAGTTGATGCTATCGTTAACGATATCAGGGAGCAAATGGCTGAGATCGGAAAAATTGTTAAGTTGATATCAGATATTGCAAATCAGACTAATCTCCTGGCATTGAATGCGGCAATAGAGGCTGCTCGTGCCGGAGAAGCCGGTCGTGGTTTTGCCGTTGTCGCAGCTGAAGTGAAATCACTTGCACAGGAGTCACGCCAATCTGCAGAAAGTATTTCTGAAATGATTAGTAATCTTCAGACAAAATCACAGAAGGCCGCCGTAGCAGTGAAGAGCTCAGTTACAAATGTTCAGGAAGGAAATGCATCCCTGTCTGAGACCATCACTGCATTTACAAGTATTGCACAGTCAATTGAGGAAATTTCACAAAAGGTTACAAATATGGCCTCAGTTACCGAAGAACAAGCCGCCTCAGTTGAAGAGATTACAGCCAGTGTAAATGAAGTTGCTACCTTGCTTAATAACACAGTCCGCCAGGCTGTGGATTCTTCTGCAGCCACAGAAGAAGCATCAGCTGCCCTTGCTCAAATCGTGCAGGCAATACAGGATGTTTCACAGAGCGTCGAAGCAGTTTCTTCTGAGATGTCTAAATTCACTGTGTGA